A window from Methylococcus mesophilus encodes these proteins:
- a CDS encoding ABC transporter permease: protein MFSRFVAVTWAGLLGPFQVLARERELLSLLVRRDIIGRTRGTVLGWVWMLAQPALQILAFWFLLDFVLRVRVPGKVVFIDYFLAAMLPWLLISDTLNRCLAVLTEFSSLYKRTVFPLKVLPLLPGLSGCLVYTPIYAVTMGLLAGPGAAVQAVLLMAGLFVLLMPACYLLAVLGCFVKDLRQAFPFMLNMALYLTPILYLPEMLPQQFQELLVVNPLADVVAVIESSVHGLPVTAENFVRPLLLWLLSLGPAWVLFHRGEPHIREAV from the coding sequence ATGTTTTCCCGCTTTGTGGCCGTGACCTGGGCAGGTCTGCTCGGCCCGTTTCAAGTTCTTGCCCGGGAGCGCGAGCTGCTGAGTTTGCTGGTGCGCCGAGATATCATCGGCCGTACCCGAGGGACGGTATTGGGCTGGGTATGGATGCTTGCCCAGCCGGCTTTACAGATACTGGCGTTTTGGTTTCTGTTGGATTTTGTTCTCCGGGTCAGGGTTCCCGGCAAAGTCGTATTCATCGACTACTTCCTCGCCGCCATGCTGCCCTGGCTGCTCATCAGCGACACACTGAATCGCTGTCTGGCAGTCCTTACGGAATTCAGCAGTCTCTATAAGCGCACCGTATTTCCGCTAAAAGTGCTTCCGTTGCTGCCGGGACTCTCGGGTTGCCTGGTTTACACGCCGATCTATGCGGTCACGATGGGGTTGCTGGCAGGGCCCGGCGCCGCGGTCCAAGCTGTGCTGTTGATGGCCGGATTGTTCGTGTTGCTGATGCCGGCCTGCTATCTCCTTGCAGTGCTTGGTTGTTTCGTGAAGGATTTGCGCCAGGCATTCCCCTTCATGCTCAATATGGCGCTGTATCTGACACCGATTTTGTATCTTCCGGAAATGCTGCCGCAGCAGTTTCAGGAATTGCTGGTGGTCAATCCGCTGGCGGATGTCGTGGCGGTCATCGAGTCCTCCGTGCACGGTTTGCCGGTGACCGCCGAGAACTTCGTCCGGCCCTTGCTGCTCTGGCTCCTGTCGCTCGGACCTGCCTGGGTGTTGTTCCATCGGGGCGAGCCCCACATACGTGAGGCGGTATGA
- a CDS encoding FG-GAP repeat domain-containing protein, with translation MSRIIMVLGIALSVFALGGCASKKAASVNIEDTSSFYHSLPFADSPFDILADDIDGNGRADVALVSHGDNYVQVFLQQQARTFLAGERQPVVGFHPGDLVRLPTARPHYLVAAEGQNKLLIVEPGSNGSLLKTGELNVPVPRHVALFRWPGWGDSVVVSPFGQDFLVLLKNFDPVKGQVSERIQVALSEKEHSIRRAEWVRPVDVDGDGIDELLFASNTTQEVLMLKYPGADGVIKPKLVAKFRSGAPWDLVSADLNGDGALDLIVPNQSKPFVIHVLLNDGHGSFQETAALTFPTDMGLRRFAWSKDKDGFGYLFGVGYGAIALYRFPDRWDGKAPVPMRSVPVGSSEGSQDIVLQDLDADGRLDGIVGRGKGPQGAWIVYGPLWEHFEELSAARFVLN, from the coding sequence ATGTCCCGTATTATCATGGTCTTAGGGATCGCCCTAAGCGTATTCGCATTGGGTGGCTGCGCATCGAAAAAAGCTGCGTCGGTCAACATCGAGGATACGAGTTCGTTTTATCACTCGCTGCCGTTCGCGGACTCTCCGTTCGACATCCTGGCGGATGACATAGATGGCAACGGACGTGCTGACGTCGCACTCGTTTCCCATGGCGACAATTACGTCCAGGTATTTCTGCAGCAGCAAGCGCGCACCTTTCTTGCCGGTGAGCGTCAGCCGGTCGTCGGATTTCATCCGGGCGACCTTGTTCGTTTGCCAACCGCCCGTCCGCACTACCTGGTTGCGGCTGAGGGGCAGAACAAGCTGCTCATAGTCGAGCCTGGCTCGAACGGCAGCCTCCTAAAAACCGGGGAGTTGAATGTGCCCGTACCCCGCCACGTTGCATTATTCCGTTGGCCAGGCTGGGGAGACAGCGTGGTGGTAAGCCCTTTCGGGCAAGATTTCCTGGTGTTGTTGAAAAACTTCGATCCGGTCAAAGGGCAAGTGTCGGAGCGGATCCAAGTCGCGCTCAGCGAAAAGGAACACTCGATACGCCGGGCGGAGTGGGTGCGTCCAGTGGACGTCGATGGGGATGGTATCGACGAGTTGCTGTTTGCCAGCAACACGACGCAGGAAGTATTGATGCTGAAATATCCAGGTGCTGACGGGGTTATCAAGCCGAAGCTCGTCGCGAAATTCCGTTCGGGAGCGCCATGGGACCTTGTTTCGGCAGACCTCAACGGCGACGGTGCGCTTGACCTGATAGTGCCAAACCAATCGAAACCGTTCGTGATTCACGTGTTGCTGAACGACGGTCACGGGAGCTTTCAGGAAACGGCGGCGTTAACGTTTCCGACGGACATGGGATTAAGGCGGTTTGCCTGGAGCAAGGACAAGGACGGTTTCGGTTATCTGTTCGGTGTCGGCTATGGCGCCATCGCGCTTTATCGTTTTCCCGATCGCTGGGATGGAAAGGCGCCCGTGCCGATGCGCAGCGTACCGGTCGGCTCCAGCGAAGGGAGTCAGGATATTGTTCTTCAGGATTTGGACGCTGACGGTCGGTTGGATGGCATCGTTGGACGTGGCAAGGGGCCCCAGGGAGCGTGGATCGTCTACGGACCCTTGTGGGAACATTTCGAAGAGCTTTCCGCTGCGCGGTTTGTGTTGAACTGA
- a CDS encoding adenosylcobalamin-dependent ribonucleoside-diphosphate reductase, which translates to MNPQPISLEVLLEKYAKHGETGAEEIFARVADALAAPEKSPDAWRPRFLSALESGFIPAGRIMSAAGTGMQATLINCFVQPVGDSVSEEVDGRPGIYTALAEAAETMRRGGGVGYDFSAIRPKGARVHTTESRASGPVSYMRVFDRSCETVESAGARRGAQMGILRCEHPDIFEFVRAKDRPGELTNFNLSVALSEHFMQAVETDGLWDLTHRAEPSPEQQCEGAHLREDGLWVYRSVPARELWDLIMRSTYDHAEPGVLFIDRMNRENNLGYCERIEATNPCAEQPLPAYGCCCLGSLDLARFVAHPFTPDAAFEAERFAEVAAIAVRMLDNVLDATYWPLERQREEAKAKRRIGLGFTGLGDALAMLGLRYDSAEARDTAAGIGRRLRDAAYLASVDLAQEKGAFPRFDAAPYLASPFIAGLPEPLRARIRKSGIRNSHLLSIAPTGTISLAFADNASNGIEPPYAWTYVRKKREADGSTREYPVEDHAYRLYRAMAGERPLPSAFVTALDISALDHMRMLAAVQPYIDSSISKTVNVPADYPYADFQNLYLEAWKAGLKGLATYRPNPVTGAILEAAPATGVSRPEFDESDPDRRLRLDEVPTPALASLRWRRRPRPAGGNPAWSYLIDHPLGSFAVFIGHVEDHGSHPFEVWVNGAEQPRGLGALAKSLSMDMRSNDRGWLKAKLESLMKAHGDDGFELPFPPDGRTVRVPSLVAGFARLIYYRCAELGAFDTLADTPVLNALMSPKEPKTGPDGTLSWTVDILNVATGDDFVMGLKELILPNGQRRPYSIWLSGEYPRVLDGLCKSLSFDMRVIDPAWVGAKLRQLLDFPEPRGDFLARIPGSGRQRNYPSTVAYMARLAIHRYAMLGLLDEEGQPLQDMGLMDYESAGPEIRRAKTPFLKGARCPECGNDAVIRRDGCDFCTACGALGGCG; encoded by the coding sequence GTGAATCCCCAACCCATTTCCCTGGAAGTCTTGCTGGAAAAATACGCCAAGCACGGCGAAACCGGCGCCGAGGAAATTTTCGCGCGGGTGGCGGACGCCCTCGCCGCCCCGGAAAAGTCACCGGACGCATGGCGGCCGCGGTTCCTGTCGGCGCTCGAGTCGGGCTTCATCCCTGCCGGCAGGATCATGTCCGCGGCCGGTACCGGCATGCAGGCGACCCTGATCAACTGCTTCGTGCAGCCGGTGGGCGATTCGGTTTCGGAGGAAGTGGACGGCAGACCGGGCATTTACACCGCCCTGGCGGAAGCGGCCGAAACCATGCGGCGGGGCGGCGGCGTGGGCTACGATTTCTCCGCCATCCGCCCCAAAGGCGCGCGGGTCCACACGACGGAATCACGGGCGTCCGGGCCGGTGTCCTACATGCGGGTGTTCGACCGCTCCTGCGAAACGGTGGAATCCGCCGGCGCCCGCCGCGGCGCGCAGATGGGAATACTGCGCTGCGAGCACCCGGACATCTTCGAATTCGTCCGAGCCAAGGACCGCCCGGGTGAGTTGACCAACTTCAATCTCTCGGTCGCGCTGAGCGAGCACTTCATGCAGGCCGTGGAAACCGATGGCCTCTGGGACCTGACCCACCGCGCCGAACCCTCGCCCGAACAGCAGTGCGAAGGCGCTCATCTGCGTGAGGACGGACTATGGGTTTACCGCAGCGTCCCGGCGCGCGAGCTGTGGGACCTCATCATGCGCTCGACCTACGACCACGCCGAACCCGGCGTGCTGTTCATCGACCGGATGAACCGGGAAAACAACCTGGGCTATTGCGAACGCATCGAGGCCACCAACCCCTGCGCCGAACAGCCCCTCCCCGCCTACGGCTGCTGCTGCCTGGGCAGCCTGGACCTGGCCCGCTTCGTCGCCCACCCGTTCACGCCGGACGCGGCGTTCGAGGCTGAGCGCTTCGCCGAAGTCGCCGCCATCGCCGTCCGCATGCTGGACAACGTCCTGGATGCGACGTACTGGCCGCTGGAACGCCAGCGTGAAGAGGCGAAAGCCAAACGCAGGATAGGTCTCGGCTTCACCGGCTTAGGGGATGCCCTCGCCATGCTGGGCCTGCGCTACGACAGCGCCGAGGCGCGCGACACGGCGGCCGGCATCGGCCGGAGGCTGCGGGATGCGGCCTACCTCGCCTCGGTCGACCTGGCGCAGGAGAAAGGCGCCTTTCCCCGCTTCGACGCCGCGCCCTACCTCGCATCACCGTTCATTGCCGGCCTGCCCGAACCGCTGCGCGCCCGAATCCGGAAATCAGGGATCCGCAACAGCCACCTGCTCAGCATCGCCCCGACCGGCACCATCTCGCTGGCCTTCGCAGACAACGCCAGCAACGGCATCGAGCCCCCTTACGCCTGGACCTACGTCCGCAAGAAGCGCGAAGCCGACGGTTCCACCCGCGAATATCCGGTCGAGGACCATGCCTACCGGCTGTATCGGGCGATGGCGGGCGAGCGCCCGCTGCCGTCCGCTTTCGTCACGGCACTGGACATTTCGGCGCTCGATCACATGCGCATGCTCGCGGCGGTCCAGCCCTACATCGACTCCTCGATCTCCAAGACCGTCAACGTCCCTGCCGACTACCCCTACGCCGATTTCCAGAACCTCTATCTCGAAGCGTGGAAAGCCGGGCTCAAGGGCCTCGCCACCTACCGCCCGAACCCGGTCACGGGGGCGATCCTCGAAGCCGCGCCGGCGACTGGAGTCTCACGCCCCGAATTCGACGAATCCGACCCCGACCGCAGGCTCCGCTTGGACGAAGTCCCCACGCCCGCCCTGGCCTCCTTGCGCTGGCGCCGCCGACCCCGGCCAGCGGGAGGCAATCCAGCCTGGAGCTATCTGATCGACCACCCCCTGGGATCGTTCGCCGTGTTCATCGGCCATGTCGAGGACCATGGAAGCCATCCGTTCGAAGTCTGGGTCAACGGTGCGGAGCAGCCGCGCGGCCTCGGCGCCCTGGCCAAATCCCTGTCCATGGACATGCGCTCCAACGACCGCGGCTGGCTCAAAGCCAAGCTCGAGAGCCTGATGAAGGCGCACGGCGACGACGGCTTCGAACTGCCGTTCCCGCCCGACGGACGGACCGTACGCGTGCCCAGCTTGGTGGCGGGATTCGCCAGGCTGATCTATTACCGCTGTGCGGAACTCGGCGCATTCGATACGCTTGCCGACACCCCGGTGCTGAATGCGCTGATGTCGCCCAAGGAGCCCAAAACCGGCCCCGACGGCACGCTTTCCTGGACCGTCGACATCCTCAACGTCGCCACCGGCGACGACTTCGTCATGGGCCTCAAAGAACTGATCCTCCCCAACGGCCAGCGGCGGCCCTACTCGATATGGCTGTCGGGAGAATACCCGCGGGTCCTCGATGGACTGTGCAAAAGCCTATCCTTCGACATGCGGGTCATCGACCCCGCCTGGGTCGGCGCGAAGCTGCGTCAACTGCTCGACTTTCCGGAACCGCGCGGGGATTTCCTCGCCCGCATCCCCGGTAGCGGCCGCCAGCGGAACTATCCTTCGACCGTCGCCTACATGGCGCGGCTGGCGATTCACCGTTACGCCATGCTCGGGCTCCTGGACGAAGAAGGACAGCCGCTGCAGGACATGGGGTTGATGGACTACGAAAGCGCCGGCCCGGAGATTAGACGAGCCAAAACACCCTTCCTGAAAGGCGCCCGCTGCCCAGAGTGCGGCAACGACGCGGTGATACGCCGGGACGGCTGCGATTTCTGCACGGCTTGTGGGGCTTTGGGCGGATGCGGGTAA
- a CDS encoding class I SAM-dependent methyltransferase, with amino-acid sequence MGDLVIKAANGRFHVDERQRPDSLLIDEMILQALVRFLERNFEKGGGGRLLDAGAGSRPYLPVYEEFFASVVSIDIPGSPHDIAGLDVAGTLHCLPFRDGEFDCILCTEVFEHLHDPLLAMKECGRVLKHGGRLFMSTPFFNPLHEIPHDYYRYTPFAIKHIAACSGLRAVSIGEKGGEGAFALMYVTYLWLRLWLKLLERFGKASSFSGSVLTYLTIVLPQKIYLGLWKARSGQSDVGACDKLITGKFSTITLGYTAVLEKNAAPVFAEMERL; translated from the coding sequence ATGGGTGATCTGGTGATCAAAGCGGCGAACGGCCGCTTTCATGTCGACGAGCGGCAACGCCCGGACAGCTTGCTCATCGACGAGATGATTCTCCAGGCGTTGGTGCGATTTCTCGAACGAAACTTCGAAAAGGGCGGTGGCGGGAGGCTGCTGGACGCGGGGGCGGGCAGCCGGCCCTATCTGCCTGTTTACGAGGAATTTTTCGCGTCGGTCGTAAGCATAGACATCCCCGGCTCTCCTCACGATATCGCCGGCCTGGATGTAGCAGGGACCCTTCACTGCCTTCCTTTTCGTGATGGGGAATTCGACTGCATCCTCTGCACGGAGGTGTTCGAGCACCTCCACGATCCCCTTCTTGCGATGAAGGAGTGCGGCCGGGTTTTGAAGCATGGTGGCAGGCTGTTCATGAGCACGCCGTTCTTCAATCCGTTACATGAGATTCCACACGATTATTATCGTTATACGCCATTCGCGATAAAGCACATCGCCGCTTGTTCGGGGCTGCGTGCCGTATCCATCGGCGAGAAGGGTGGCGAGGGGGCGTTTGCCTTGATGTACGTGACCTATCTGTGGCTGAGGCTCTGGCTGAAACTGCTGGAGCGGTTCGGAAAGGCGTCATCTTTTTCGGGCTCAGTGTTGACGTATTTGACCATCGTCCTGCCACAAAAAATCTACCTCGGATTATGGAAAGCGCGTTCTGGGCAAAGTGATGTGGGGGCTTGCGACAAGCTGATTACGGGAAAATTCAGCACGATCACTCTTGGTTACACCGCGGTTCTGGAGAAAAACGCCGCTCCGGTTTTCGCTGAAATGGAACGACTCTGA
- a CDS encoding peptidylprolyl isomerase encodes MVKIALGILLAGLGLTAASYAGAAAKSAPAAKADKAAAEQSTPVKPPRVVMFKTNGVEVTVQDYVNFLQRNQAYVQKSMTEEGKAEVIREIIGNQLLKDDIIKKGLAKKDATAADLGEAFQKLAKEHFPLPPMPEEDAVYKYYLDHQNDYGIPEMVRISQIQFRIPDNATAEQKTAARQRAEAALRRLDAGEAFPKVAAELTENPSAKPPQGDIGFLPREGDPWLTEAVRNLKVGERTKVIESPAGYEILMLTDVRKALITPYVNVREKVIQRMRGVEQAKLRDAYIKGLAKNAKIEIVQEELKPLFPKGVFP; translated from the coding sequence ATGGTGAAAATTGCATTGGGTATTTTGCTGGCGGGCCTGGGGTTGACAGCGGCATCGTATGCCGGCGCTGCCGCAAAGTCGGCGCCGGCGGCAAAAGCAGATAAGGCCGCCGCTGAACAGAGTACGCCGGTGAAGCCTCCGCGGGTCGTGATGTTCAAGACCAACGGGGTGGAGGTGACCGTTCAGGACTATGTGAATTTCCTCCAGCGGAACCAGGCTTACGTCCAGAAGTCGATGACGGAAGAAGGCAAGGCGGAAGTGATCCGCGAGATCATCGGCAATCAGTTGCTCAAGGATGACATCATCAAGAAGGGGTTGGCGAAGAAGGACGCTACGGCGGCCGATCTGGGCGAGGCTTTTCAGAAGCTCGCCAAGGAGCATTTCCCGCTGCCGCCAATGCCGGAAGAAGACGCGGTATACAAATATTATCTCGATCACCAGAATGATTACGGGATTCCGGAAATGGTGCGGATCAGCCAGATCCAATTCCGCATCCCGGACAATGCGACCGCCGAGCAGAAGACCGCCGCACGCCAGCGGGCCGAGGCGGCTTTGCGCCGGTTGGACGCCGGTGAGGCCTTTCCGAAGGTTGCGGCGGAGCTGACCGAGAATCCTTCTGCAAAGCCTCCTCAAGGCGATATCGGTTTTCTGCCCCGCGAAGGTGATCCCTGGTTGACGGAGGCCGTGCGTAATTTGAAGGTCGGCGAGCGGACCAAAGTGATCGAGTCGCCGGCTGGTTATGAAATTCTGATGTTGACGGATGTGCGTAAAGCGCTGATCACGCCGTATGTCAACGTTCGTGAGAAGGTCATTCAACGTATGCGCGGAGTCGAGCAGGCTAAGCTGCGGGACGCCTATATCAAGGGTCTTGCCAAGAACGCCAAGATCGAAATCGTTCAAGAGGAGTTGAAGCCCCTGTTCCCGAAAGGGGTTTTCCCCTGA
- a CDS encoding glycosyltransferase family 39 protein: protein MNHLSVKSHPTIDTASPMSTARYISFAILVGIFYAGLAYRIGSHYFFIYDDTALIDVAAGKSVTTILSTSFTGFFRPLTVLLVKLETACFGWTRPYGYIVVSLLMHGLNATLLHVILRRLDFSIGAFFAAAFFLLSPFATETFFWFSSQFDLLSALLTLLSIWMLLRYLDSGKMGHAICAIASYTGALFSKENAIIFVAVLLLLIIWQRKKAPAGRAAWLIAAFLIPAASYLAIRSMLVGAFHSPYGNILSLVRNADIASHFSSYARTFSDLSMKMPEPLSSVGISYTGALIAFLAAALYCRPKLALSTLVLFGLALSPVIWTAPTYAGTADTRFLYVPAIFPIIAISIGVEASLRQPPLSDGWTRTPRSIGIAGTVVLLSAAALSTSEQAAIWRFAYETAHSAVLDVLHTAWQNPGSTLHVRNLPLRLTEGPYLVKPYNLIHYAKALNNPISNRIVCDSAILSYRDPELLIPAERSELGSSGGENGLIKEIILENPTRAGR, encoded by the coding sequence ATGAATCACCTGTCAGTAAAATCGCACCCAACCATCGATACCGCATCACCAATGTCCACTGCACGGTATATCAGTTTCGCAATATTGGTGGGAATATTTTATGCCGGATTGGCTTATCGGATTGGATCACACTATTTCTTCATATACGACGACACGGCTCTCATCGACGTCGCCGCCGGCAAATCCGTTACGACTATTCTCTCGACATCGTTCACGGGGTTCTTCCGCCCGTTGACCGTTTTATTGGTAAAATTGGAAACGGCCTGCTTCGGCTGGACCCGGCCTTACGGGTATATCGTCGTTTCGTTGCTGATGCACGGCCTGAATGCAACACTTCTGCATGTCATATTACGCAGGCTCGATTTCAGCATCGGCGCATTTTTCGCGGCAGCATTTTTTTTGTTATCTCCATTTGCGACGGAAACTTTTTTCTGGTTCAGCAGCCAGTTCGACCTGCTCTCAGCGCTGCTGACGCTGTTGAGTATCTGGATGCTGCTGCGATATCTGGATTCCGGAAAAATGGGACATGCAATATGCGCCATCGCATCCTACACGGGCGCCTTGTTCTCGAAAGAAAACGCCATCATTTTTGTTGCGGTGCTTCTTCTGCTGATTATATGGCAACGAAAAAAGGCACCGGCGGGCAGAGCAGCCTGGTTGATCGCCGCTTTTCTTATCCCCGCCGCCAGCTATCTTGCCATTCGTTCCATGCTGGTGGGAGCGTTCCATAGCCCTTACGGAAATATACTATCTCTGGTGCGGAATGCAGACATTGCGTCGCATTTTTCCTCCTATGCAAGGACATTTTCAGACCTTTCCATGAAAATGCCAGAACCTCTCTCTTCGGTCGGTATCTCTTACACGGGAGCATTGATTGCATTCCTTGCAGCCGCTCTTTACTGCCGCCCAAAGCTTGCGCTCAGTACCCTGGTCCTATTCGGTCTGGCCTTGTCTCCCGTCATCTGGACAGCACCCACTTATGCCGGAACTGCCGATACCCGTTTCCTATACGTCCCGGCAATTTTTCCGATAATTGCGATATCGATCGGTGTTGAAGCCAGCCTTCGACAACCGCCCCTCAGCGACGGCTGGACTCGCACCCCAAGGAGCATCGGCATTGCCGGCACTGTTGTCCTGCTGTCCGCCGCCGCCCTCAGCACATCGGAGCAGGCGGCGATCTGGCGTTTCGCCTACGAAACCGCTCACAGCGCCGTGCTAGATGTCCTGCACACCGCATGGCAAAACCCCGGCTCCACCTTGCATGTCAGAAACCTTCCGCTCCGCCTCACGGAAGGGCCTTATCTTGTCAAGCCATATAACTTGATTCATTACGCCAAAGCGCTCAACAATCCAATTTCCAACCGTATCGTCTGCGATTCCGCAATACTATCCTACCGCGACCCGGAACTCCTCATACCTGCCGAGCGCTCCGAACTGGGATCAAGCGGCGGTGAAAATGGCTTAATCAAGGAAATAATCCTGGAAAACCCTACCAGGGCAGGACGCTGA
- a CDS encoding GNAT family N-acetyltransferase, whose translation MPPQIGVRQLSPTEFFGYSPIPSESEGADLASRLLIDLRGWNPQPLKLLAHAHSLLRERGSLIIELDAEDGGSPGRCHEKAFYLKALAEHSGFSRHAGPIGEGAGPLQVVLAKTAAARWRLSEFAPEDLPGCLSLFKETFAGEMSPDLWHWKYGEGRGRAVIARRHGRIVAHYGATSRRIAVNGRTVRGLQVCDVMVAPGERALMTKKGVFFEVASAFLEAYFGYYDEHELAFGFPNHRAMRIAERLGLYGEVGRISEVRWTPSDQRFRVRYAAALIDVSELEDDLLAMLWSRMAADLPDAALVLRDPAYIRYRYQRHPVHRYEALLVRDRLRGRPQGVAILRRDNDEYKLLDILAPLNNIPMLIDAARIAAAHRSLSALTAWISAPYARHLVHGGGVATDTDVRIPANVWTDARSVECLKDRWWLMMGDTDFL comes from the coding sequence GTGCCGCCGCAGATCGGCGTGCGCCAATTGTCTCCCACTGAATTCTTCGGGTACTCGCCGATCCCCTCGGAATCGGAAGGTGCGGATCTTGCCTCGCGTCTCTTGATCGACTTGCGGGGGTGGAATCCGCAGCCATTGAAGCTCCTCGCGCACGCACACTCGCTGTTGCGGGAGCGCGGTTCGCTGATCATCGAGCTCGATGCCGAGGACGGCGGGAGTCCTGGGCGATGCCATGAGAAGGCCTTTTACCTGAAGGCGCTCGCCGAACATTCGGGGTTTTCCCGTCATGCCGGCCCCATAGGCGAAGGCGCCGGTCCGCTGCAAGTCGTCCTGGCGAAGACGGCGGCGGCGCGTTGGCGGCTCAGTGAATTCGCGCCAGAAGACCTGCCGGGCTGTTTGTCGCTTTTCAAAGAAACCTTCGCAGGCGAAATGAGTCCCGACCTATGGCACTGGAAATACGGTGAAGGCCGGGGCCGAGCCGTCATCGCCCGCCGGCATGGACGCATCGTCGCGCATTATGGTGCAACGTCCCGCCGTATTGCCGTCAACGGGCGAACCGTTCGGGGATTGCAGGTATGCGACGTCATGGTCGCCCCGGGCGAGCGAGCGCTGATGACAAAAAAGGGCGTATTTTTCGAGGTGGCCAGCGCGTTCCTGGAGGCCTATTTCGGCTATTACGACGAGCACGAGCTGGCTTTCGGTTTTCCAAACCACCGCGCCATGCGGATCGCCGAGCGGCTGGGGCTTTACGGGGAAGTCGGACGAATTTCGGAAGTGCGCTGGACGCCATCGGACCAGCGTTTCCGAGTCAGATACGCGGCCGCGTTGATCGACGTTTCCGAACTCGAAGACGATCTGCTCGCGATGCTGTGGAGCCGGATGGCCGCGGATCTCCCGGACGCGGCGCTCGTACTCAGGGACCCCGCCTATATTCGATACCGCTACCAGCGCCACCCGGTGCATCGCTACGAGGCTCTGCTGGTGCGCGACCGGCTGAGGGGGCGTCCCCAGGGTGTGGCGATACTGCGGCGCGATAATGATGAATATAAGCTCCTGGATATTCTGGCGCCGCTGAACAACATTCCTATGCTTATCGATGCGGCCAGGATTGCCGCAGCCCATCGGTCGTTGTCCGCGCTCACCGCCTGGATATCCGCTCCCTATGCCCGGCATCTGGTCCATGGCGGAGGAGTGGCAACCGACACCGATGTCCGTATTCCCGCGAACGTCTGGACCGACGCTCGCAGCGTCGAATGCTTGAAAGATCGCTGGTGGCTGATGATGGGCGACACGGATTTCCTATGA
- a CDS encoding glycosyltransferase, giving the protein MSPNTPAVKPRLLVILPADAIGGAETVVFNLLTGLQGFDCALLTQSAIADCYRRCDIRLYLFDDWQCSQPYRLSLGNSLRYAWAIRSVVRREKPRLVLSIMHNGTLFAALAKRLFFPDIPLAGTILGSLTGYFSSVGRGPTLLERWVIHCCLTLPDRVIVPSRGVFEDLVDVYGAAPGRLQVIYNGIDVEDVRRRAGQPIELAKDRNWIVSASRFSSQKDFPTLLAAFKDVLAHRPAKLILVGDGELRQDIERVASEFGIREHVVLVGFRDNPFPYMAQADIFVLSSFFEGFGNVIVEAMALGTPVVATDCPSGPGEIISDGENGFLVPIGDARALADRFTTLLSDDERRSAMVRSGLDRADQFSVGKMLAAFDGYLNEMLTGARFDNLRGSSLDG; this is encoded by the coding sequence ATGAGCCCAAACACGCCGGCCGTAAAGCCCCGGTTGCTGGTGATACTGCCCGCCGATGCGATCGGCGGCGCCGAGACCGTCGTTTTCAACTTGCTGACCGGGCTGCAGGGATTCGACTGCGCCTTGCTGACCCAGTCCGCCATCGCGGACTGCTACCGCCGATGCGACATCCGGCTTTACCTGTTCGACGACTGGCAGTGTAGCCAGCCCTACCGGTTATCACTGGGTAACAGCCTGCGTTACGCCTGGGCGATCCGATCGGTCGTGCGGCGTGAAAAGCCGCGTCTGGTGCTTTCGATCATGCATAACGGCACCCTGTTTGCCGCCCTGGCGAAACGGCTGTTTTTCCCCGACATCCCTTTGGCGGGCACCATTCTGGGAAGCTTGACCGGCTACTTCAGCAGTGTCGGCAGGGGGCCGACGCTGCTGGAGCGTTGGGTCATTCACTGCTGCCTGACTCTGCCGGACCGGGTGATCGTACCCTCGCGCGGCGTATTCGAAGATTTGGTCGACGTCTATGGTGCGGCGCCCGGCAGGCTCCAAGTCATCTACAATGGCATCGACGTCGAAGACGTCAGGCGCCGAGCCGGACAGCCGATCGAGTTGGCCAAGGACCGCAACTGGATCGTTTCCGCCAGCCGATTCAGCAGTCAGAAGGACTTTCCCACGCTCCTCGCGGCATTCAAGGACGTGCTGGCGCACCGGCCCGCCAAGCTCATCCTGGTAGGAGACGGCGAACTCCGCCAAGACATCGAAAGAGTCGCCTCCGAGTTCGGAATAAGGGAGCATGTCGTTCTGGTGGGATTCCGGGATAATCCCTTCCCCTACATGGCGCAAGCTGATATTTTCGTTCTTTCCTCCTTTTTTGAAGGTTTCGGCAATGTGATCGTCGAAGCCATGGCTTTAGGGACACCGGTGGTGGCGACCGATTGTCCGTCGGGGCCAGGGGAGATCATCAGCGACGGGGAAAATGGATTCCTGGTGCCGATAGGGGATGCCCGTGCACTTGCAGACCGTTTTACCACCCTGCTGTCCGACGATGAGCGCCGTTCTGCCATGGTTCGATCCGGGCTCGACAGGGCGGACCAATTCAGTGTCGGTAAAATGCTGGCGGCGTTTGACGGCTATTTGAACGAGATGCTGACCGGCGCCCGTTTCGATAATTTGCGAGGTTCCAGCCTAGATGGGTGA